From one Leptospira stimsonii genomic stretch:
- a CDS encoding TlyA family RNA methyltransferase, translating to MAKEKIRLDSLLLKKGYADTLEKARSLILSGSVLINEQKITKAGLQFSENSEIRILNVIPQYVSRGAYKLLKAFESFSVKAEGKVCIDLGASTGGFTEVLLEKGAWKVFACDVGYGQLAERVRNHPAVVVKDRFHLKNLSSSEIDWENEKNHVPNPNSILIVMDLSFISLRSVFPVLKRFRQEKNIPKIECVTLIKPQFEADPKDLVKGVLRNSKIRWKVVRSLCTFLKVEIGASILGLEWSPIEGREGNKEVLLYWTL from the coding sequence TTGGCCAAAGAAAAAATTAGACTCGATTCGCTACTCTTAAAGAAAGGATACGCGGACACGTTGGAGAAAGCGAGAAGTCTGATTCTTTCGGGTTCCGTTTTGATAAACGAACAAAAAATAACCAAGGCCGGACTTCAATTTTCGGAAAATTCTGAAATTCGAATATTGAACGTGATCCCTCAGTATGTAAGCCGAGGCGCGTACAAACTCTTAAAGGCATTTGAAAGTTTTTCAGTAAAGGCAGAAGGAAAGGTCTGTATCGATCTCGGTGCGTCGACGGGCGGATTTACGGAAGTTCTTCTCGAAAAAGGAGCTTGGAAGGTTTTTGCGTGCGACGTCGGTTATGGGCAATTGGCAGAAAGAGTGAGAAATCATCCTGCGGTAGTCGTAAAGGATCGTTTTCATCTTAAGAATCTCTCCTCGTCCGAAATCGATTGGGAAAACGAAAAGAATCACGTTCCGAATCCGAATTCCATTTTAATAGTGATGGACTTGAGTTTTATTTCGCTTCGCTCCGTTTTTCCCGTTCTAAAAAGATTCAGGCAGGAAAAGAATATTCCTAAAATTGAATGTGTTACTCTGATTAAACCTCAGTTCGAGGCCGATCCGAAAGATCTTGTGAAGGGTGTTCTTAGAAATTCGAAAATTCGCTGGAAGGTCGTTCGATCCTTGTGTACATTTCTCAAAGTGGAAATCGGAGCTTCCATCTTAGGTTTGGAATGGTCTCCGATCGAAGGGAGAGAAGGGAACAAGGAAGTGCTTCTGTATTGGACGTTATAG
- the fcpA gene encoding flagellar coiling protein FcpA: MKVMKSIFILLAVLGLNLSVLAQQNNQGGNQQANEAVEKIDELLKGELVPEDDDKNLTEEQKRRKKAIQEQEALWKNPDFKGYDKNFQELHQLSKAFANNKFRLALSNYQSGVNTVLKMRESVEQYRKEEAEKKRLDEKWYWQKVDRKAREDRVVSREKLVAKQQALNYFTKAINHLDEIKNPDLRERPEFKRLLSDTYRSWILTEYDLQNLPQCIPILELYIEIDENEKEYPAHKYLASCYAFEENMIKKYGGASEDQMFKYRYKKNVHLLRATELKYGKDSPEYKHIVNLVNKDEVISVRP; encoded by the coding sequence ATGAAGGTGATGAAAAGCATATTCATTCTTCTGGCCGTGCTGGGACTCAACCTGTCTGTTTTAGCTCAGCAAAACAATCAGGGCGGTAATCAGCAAGCCAATGAAGCTGTAGAAAAAATTGACGAGCTGCTAAAAGGCGAGTTGGTTCCCGAAGACGATGACAAGAACCTCACGGAAGAGCAGAAACGTCGTAAAAAAGCAATCCAGGAACAAGAAGCTCTGTGGAAAAACCCTGACTTTAAGGGCTATGACAAAAATTTCCAAGAACTCCACCAGCTCTCCAAGGCATTCGCTAACAACAAATTTAGGCTGGCATTATCCAACTACCAATCGGGAGTAAACACAGTTCTCAAGATGAGAGAGTCTGTGGAACAATACCGCAAAGAAGAAGCTGAAAAAAAGCGTCTCGATGAGAAGTGGTACTGGCAAAAAGTCGACCGCAAAGCAAGAGAAGACCGTGTCGTATCACGTGAGAAACTCGTTGCTAAACAACAAGCTCTGAACTATTTCACTAAGGCGATCAATCACTTAGATGAAATCAAAAACCCGGACTTGAGAGAAAGACCAGAGTTTAAGAGACTTCTTTCCGATACTTACAGATCATGGATCCTCACTGAGTATGATTTACAAAATCTTCCACAGTGTATCCCCATTCTCGAACTCTACATCGAGATCGACGAGAATGAAAAGGAATATCCTGCTCACAAGTATCTGGCAAGTTGCTACGCTTTCGAAGAGAACATGATCAAGAAATACGGTGGAGCTTCTGAAGACCAGATGTTCAAATACCGTTACAAGAAAAACGTTCACCTCTTAAGAGCAACCGAGCTGAAATACGGAAAAGATTCTCCTGAATACAAACACATCGTAAACCTTGTTAACAAGGACGAAGTGATTTCAGTAAGACCTTAA
- a CDS encoding synaptic vesicle VAT-1 family membrane protein — translation MQRTIALVRKKGSLENIELINEVLAEPSENEVQVEIHSIGLNFADLFAIQGLYSATPEGAFIPGLEYSGIVLATGKKVKNVKKKDKIMGVTRFGGYTSHLNIDSRYVFKLPSKWNFDQGAGFLVQGLTAYYALVALGDLQKGQTVLIHSAAGGVGILANRIAKKLGAFTIGTIGTPSKIELLKKEGYDRQIVRSNRFAKDLQESLSGKELDLVLECIGGKIFQESYDIMAPMGRMIVYGAAEMMGSGSSVNWARLAYKYLSRPKLDPMKMVSDNKSVMGFNLIWLYDRVEKLTKNLNGLVKLNLEPPLVGKTFPFEKIEDALKFFQTGTSVGKVVLKVKD, via the coding sequence ATGCAAAGAACGATAGCTTTGGTTCGTAAAAAGGGATCTCTGGAAAACATTGAATTGATAAACGAAGTTCTCGCGGAACCTTCTGAAAACGAAGTTCAAGTCGAAATTCATTCGATCGGATTGAATTTCGCCGATCTTTTCGCGATTCAAGGGCTTTATAGCGCGACTCCGGAAGGAGCCTTTATTCCCGGTCTTGAATATTCCGGGATCGTCTTAGCGACGGGAAAAAAAGTTAAGAACGTAAAGAAAAAAGATAAGATCATGGGAGTGACTCGTTTCGGAGGGTACACTTCTCACTTGAATATCGATTCTCGATACGTTTTCAAACTTCCCTCAAAATGGAATTTCGATCAGGGCGCCGGTTTTTTAGTCCAGGGATTGACCGCCTATTACGCATTAGTCGCTCTTGGAGATCTTCAAAAAGGACAAACAGTTTTGATCCATAGCGCCGCCGGCGGAGTTGGAATTCTTGCGAACAGAATCGCAAAAAAACTCGGGGCATTTACGATTGGAACGATCGGGACTCCGTCCAAGATAGAACTTCTTAAAAAAGAAGGTTACGATCGTCAGATCGTTCGTTCGAATCGATTCGCGAAGGATCTTCAAGAATCACTTTCAGGAAAAGAATTGGATCTGGTTTTGGAATGTATCGGTGGAAAAATCTTTCAGGAAAGTTACGATATTATGGCACCGATGGGAAGAATGATCGTATACGGAGCCGCTGAAATGATGGGATCGGGAAGTTCCGTGAATTGGGCGAGATTGGCTTATAAATATCTTTCCCGTCCGAAGTTGGATCCTATGAAAATGGTTTCTGATAATAAATCGGTCATGGGTTTCAATCTGATCTGGCTCTATGATCGAGTCGAAAAACTTACGAAGAATCTCAACGGTTTAGTAAAACTCAACCTGGAACCGCCACTCGTTGGCAAAACGTTTCCATTTGAAAAAATTGAAGACGCCCTTAAATTCTTTCAAACTGGAACTTCAGTCGGGAAGGTCGTTTTAAAAGTGAAGGACTGA
- a CDS encoding DNA alkylation repair protein: MAELLKDLYTKEVLQKIASSFSKEIKSVSEEEWIRRFKQKDWNRLELKQRIRRIAEVIAEELPKPFPKSIKPLLAITDSIEKRFSGKEIFLSIFLGDVVEILGIEYPEESMIAFERITKLISCEFSIRPFLIRHPEVAWSRMLEWSLHSDPNVRRLSSEGSRPRLPWGMGIPGLKKDPKRTIPILQNLKDDPDEVVRRSVANHLNDISKDHPEIVLEIAESWVGTTKERDALLKHALRGLLKNGNQRALKIFGFGSKVNAKILNLNLKSKKVKIGGELLFRFSVVLEEKKKTNLRMEYKIEYAKDSGKTSKKVFQIEERFFDPKESVSYERKQSFKQMTTRVHVPGKHTLEIYINGEEKAKIEFQVIG, encoded by the coding sequence ATGGCCGAGTTACTCAAAGACCTTTATACGAAAGAAGTCCTACAAAAAATTGCGTCCTCCTTTTCAAAGGAAATAAAATCGGTTTCGGAAGAAGAATGGATTCGAAGATTCAAACAAAAAGATTGGAATCGACTCGAATTGAAACAAAGAATTCGAAGAATCGCGGAAGTCATTGCCGAGGAACTTCCGAAACCGTTTCCTAAATCGATCAAGCCGCTTCTTGCGATAACGGATTCGATCGAAAAACGATTTTCCGGAAAGGAAATTTTTCTTTCGATTTTTCTCGGAGATGTCGTTGAAATTCTCGGCATCGAATATCCGGAAGAATCGATGATCGCCTTTGAAAGAATTACAAAACTCATCTCTTGCGAATTCTCCATCCGCCCTTTTTTAATTCGACATCCCGAAGTTGCTTGGTCTCGGATGTTGGAATGGTCTCTTCATTCGGATCCGAACGTGCGAAGATTGTCTTCGGAGGGAAGTCGGCCCAGACTTCCTTGGGGCATGGGAATTCCCGGTTTAAAAAAAGATCCGAAGAGAACGATTCCCATTCTTCAAAATTTGAAAGACGATCCGGACGAGGTTGTCCGAAGAAGTGTCGCCAATCACCTGAATGATATCTCCAAAGATCATCCGGAAATTGTATTGGAGATCGCGGAGAGTTGGGTCGGAACTACGAAAGAAAGAGATGCACTTTTAAAACACGCACTTCGAGGCCTTTTGAAAAATGGAAATCAAAGGGCGCTAAAGATATTCGGATTCGGTTCCAAGGTAAATGCGAAAATTCTAAATCTAAACTTGAAATCAAAGAAAGTGAAGATCGGAGGCGAGCTTTTGTTTCGTTTTAGTGTAGTCTTGGAAGAAAAAAAGAAAACGAATCTTAGAATGGAATATAAGATAGAATACGCAAAGGACTCCGGGAAAACTTCCAAGAAAGTTTTTCAAATTGAAGAAAGATTTTTTGATCCGAAAGAATCCGTTTCCTATGAAAGAAAACAATCCTTTAAACAAATGACAACTCGAGTTCACGTTCCGGGAAAACATACTTTAGAAATTTATATCAATGGAGAGGAGAAGGCGAAGATTGAATTTCAGGTGATTGGTTGA
- the zapE gene encoding AFG1/ZapE family ATPase, translating into MILKNYTPIQEGAPNCPQCGGVGFSLTEHVPGTHSGVLSICHCISENCPCQGKPPWRVYDESLGKMVPCVCHNARMELGHLETIFKKSGIPPKYRYRTLDQTDHGPSVGISFTIAHSWANDLVQKWNDPDFKPHGLYLWGGPGTGKTLLACIILNELIFRYKTNCKYAKINRDFLNTLRETYQKDSETHGMEKTIETLFAEVEVLVLDDFGVQKESDWSNSKLYDLIDARYEQEKLTILTSNTSPAEWKDKAEGRIYSRLKEMTEEVHLECADYRLKISESGGKL; encoded by the coding sequence ATGATTCTTAAGAATTACACACCCATTCAGGAAGGCGCCCCCAATTGTCCGCAGTGCGGCGGTGTTGGTTTCTCCCTTACCGAACATGTTCCGGGGACTCATTCCGGGGTCCTCTCGATCTGTCATTGTATTTCCGAGAATTGTCCCTGCCAAGGTAAACCACCTTGGAGAGTCTATGACGAAAGTCTGGGCAAAATGGTTCCTTGTGTCTGTCACAACGCAAGAATGGAGTTGGGACACTTAGAAACTATATTCAAAAAATCTGGAATTCCCCCGAAGTATCGATATCGAACCCTTGATCAGACGGATCACGGTCCAAGCGTTGGAATTTCTTTTACGATCGCACACAGCTGGGCGAACGATCTCGTCCAGAAATGGAACGATCCGGACTTTAAACCGCACGGGTTATATCTTTGGGGCGGGCCGGGGACCGGAAAGACGCTTTTAGCCTGTATCATCTTGAACGAACTCATTTTTCGATATAAGACAAATTGCAAGTATGCGAAGATCAACAGAGACTTTCTCAATACTCTGAGAGAAACTTACCAAAAAGATTCCGAAACTCACGGGATGGAAAAAACGATCGAAACACTTTTCGCCGAAGTCGAAGTATTGGTGTTAGACGACTTCGGAGTTCAGAAAGAATCGGATTGGTCCAATTCAAAGTTATACGATCTCATCGATGCGAGATACGAACAAGAAAAACTCACGATTCTTACTTCGAACACTTCTCCGGCAGAATGGAAAGACAAAGCGGAAGGTAGAATTTATTCCAGACTGAAAGAAATGACCGAAGAGGTTCATCTGGAATGTGCCGATTACAGATTGAAAATTTCCGAGTCCGGAGGGAAACTTTGA
- a CDS encoding N-acetylneuraminate synthase family protein — translation MDIVELEKGHPETEAIIKELAKECGNQTEIIRGAAVSDTIHFIGDTRKVSEKEGYVKELPGVAKIWNVSIPYKNIAKTAAGKNGEVVHRETRIVEVKGPDGLVRKFGTGKHIFIVGPDSPQTYEQTLTIAKQAVELGKKYNILDRIIFRGGAFKPRTRPTDWRGLGWEGIAMMDKVKAETGLPYVTEVMDHTMAEEVAKHADMIQIGTRNAQDFELLEAVGRTGKPVILKRGFGNEAVEWFSAAEYIANQGNLNIVLCERGVKTLFIKEGYCRNTPDLNVITHVKNQTILPVIYDPSHVAGDDKIVISNLLASLPFNPDGSITETLHVEEFRKEQMCDAAQALLMSIYEKAVQSILKYEEAIRPITDDVDSYFVKRKSGK, via the coding sequence GTGGACATAGTTGAGTTAGAAAAGGGTCATCCAGAAACGGAGGCCATCATCAAAGAACTGGCAAAAGAATGCGGGAATCAAACCGAAATCATCCGCGGCGCGGCGGTATCGGATACGATTCATTTCATAGGAGACACACGCAAAGTTTCCGAAAAAGAAGGCTATGTCAAAGAACTCCCCGGGGTCGCAAAAATCTGGAACGTGTCCATTCCATATAAAAACATCGCAAAAACCGCGGCCGGTAAAAACGGAGAAGTGGTTCACAGAGAAACAAGAATCGTAGAAGTCAAAGGTCCGGACGGACTGGTTCGTAAGTTCGGAACAGGAAAACATATCTTTATCGTAGGACCGGATTCTCCACAAACCTATGAACAGACTCTTACGATCGCCAAACAGGCCGTAGAGCTTGGTAAAAAATATAATATCTTAGATAGAATCATCTTTAGAGGCGGGGCTTTCAAACCTCGCACTCGTCCGACCGACTGGAGAGGACTTGGTTGGGAAGGAATCGCGATGATGGATAAGGTGAAGGCTGAAACAGGTCTTCCTTACGTAACCGAAGTGATGGATCATACGATGGCCGAAGAAGTTGCAAAACACGCGGACATGATTCAGATCGGAACGAGAAACGCGCAGGATTTTGAACTTTTGGAAGCGGTGGGAAGAACTGGAAAACCTGTGATTCTCAAACGCGGCTTTGGAAACGAAGCCGTAGAATGGTTCTCGGCCGCGGAATACATCGCCAATCAAGGAAATTTGAATATAGTTCTTTGTGAAAGAGGAGTCAAAACTCTTTTTATCAAGGAAGGATATTGCAGAAACACTCCGGATTTGAACGTGATCACTCACGTAAAAAATCAGACGATTCTTCCGGTCATTTACGATCCTTCTCACGTTGCGGGAGACGATAAGATCGTGATCTCCAATCTTCTGGCTTCTCTTCCATTCAATCCGGATGGATCCATCACGGAAACCCTTCACGTAGAAGAATTTAGAAAAGAACAGATGTGCGACGCGGCGCAGGCGCTTCTCATGAGCATCTATGAGAAAGCGGTTCAGTCGATTTTAAAATACGAAGAGGCGATTCGTCCGATTACGGATGACGTGGATTCTTATTTTGTGAAACGGAAATCGGGAAAGTAA
- the panB gene encoding 3-methyl-2-oxobutanoate hydroxymethyltransferase, whose product MRNVLKIFSPEKKGKEKISVVTCYDYSFAKILNETEVDSILVGDSLGMVFQGNSSTLPVTLEEMIYHTKAVRRGAPEKFIIADLPFLSYQTSIEDGIRSAGKMMKETDCDAVKIEGGSDFICELVTILKQIGVPVMGHLGLTPQSVHVFGGHKIQGKGEESSAKLLREAENLSESGAFSMVLEMIPAELGKKVSETIGVPTIGIGAGPDCDGQVLVLNDLLGTDASFQPKFLKKFSNLHSIVKDAVGNYHREVKSGEFPGKDHSF is encoded by the coding sequence ATGAGAAACGTGCTTAAGATTTTTTCTCCTGAGAAAAAAGGGAAAGAAAAAATTTCCGTTGTGACCTGTTACGATTATAGTTTTGCGAAAATTCTCAATGAAACGGAAGTGGATTCCATTCTTGTGGGAGATTCTTTGGGAATGGTCTTTCAAGGCAATTCGAGCACTCTTCCCGTAACTCTGGAAGAAATGATCTATCATACCAAGGCCGTTCGAAGAGGAGCGCCTGAGAAATTCATCATCGCCGATCTTCCATTCTTGAGTTATCAGACTTCGATCGAAGACGGAATCCGCTCCGCAGGAAAAATGATGAAGGAAACCGACTGTGACGCAGTCAAAATAGAAGGTGGATCCGACTTTATCTGTGAGTTAGTGACCATTCTCAAACAAATCGGGGTTCCAGTGATGGGTCACCTTGGTTTGACCCCGCAGAGCGTCCACGTTTTCGGAGGTCATAAAATCCAAGGGAAGGGGGAAGAATCGAGTGCGAAACTTCTTCGGGAAGCGGAGAATCTTTCCGAGTCCGGTGCATTCTCCATGGTCTTGGAAATGATTCCCGCCGAATTGGGAAAAAAAGTCAGTGAAACCATCGGAGTTCCGACCATCGGTATCGGAGCCGGGCCGGACTGCGACGGACAAGTACTTGTCTTGAACGATTTGCTCGGAACCGACGCAAGTTTTCAGCCTAAGTTTTTAAAGAAGTTTTCCAATCTGCATTCGATCGTAAAGGACGCGGTGGGAAATTATCACAGGGAAGTAAAATCCGGAGAGTTTCCGGGGAAAGATCATAGTTTCTGA
- a CDS encoding polyprenyl synthetase family protein, whose translation MSQSAFSEIFHSYRAAFENFLDTQTLFLLSKNSAPELFEAMKYSLMAGGKRLRPVLALAASGGFQVDSKNALFLGSSLECIHTYSLIHDDLPSMDNDDFRRGMPTLHKKFSESTAVLAGDALNSFAFYFLSFVEMENGDVSLYRDLLEILHTGAGAPGMVSGQIYDLQMERENSIYSRNGNSEDRVGLVQLTHRLKTGSLIKASLLIGNRLRRDWRERATSLSKYGEDLGLLFQITDDILDVEGTQESLGKTPGKDVKAGKITYPALFGLDRCKEMVLDLQKNLISLSSEFVSTPEETIFFQELPIYIGQRKN comes from the coding sequence GTGAGCCAATCTGCGTTTTCCGAAATATTCCATTCTTATCGAGCGGCATTTGAGAATTTTTTAGATACTCAAACACTCTTTCTCTTGTCCAAAAATTCCGCACCGGAACTCTTTGAGGCGATGAAATACAGCCTTATGGCCGGCGGAAAAAGGTTACGCCCGGTTTTGGCGCTCGCGGCTTCGGGTGGATTTCAAGTCGATTCTAAGAACGCTCTTTTTTTAGGCTCTTCTCTGGAATGTATTCATACGTATTCATTGATTCACGACGACCTCCCGAGTATGGATAACGACGATTTTAGACGAGGGATGCCGACTCTCCATAAAAAATTCTCCGAATCGACCGCCGTATTAGCCGGGGACGCGCTGAACTCTTTTGCATTTTATTTTCTCTCATTCGTCGAGATGGAGAATGGGGATGTTTCCCTTTATAGAGATCTATTAGAAATTTTGCATACAGGCGCCGGGGCACCCGGGATGGTTTCAGGACAGATTTACGACTTACAAATGGAAAGGGAGAATTCGATCTATTCCCGAAACGGGAACTCGGAAGATCGAGTCGGGCTCGTTCAGTTGACTCATCGATTGAAAACGGGTTCTCTGATCAAAGCGTCTCTTTTGATCGGTAACCGTTTGCGAAGGGATTGGAGAGAACGAGCCACTTCTCTTTCAAAATACGGAGAGGACCTCGGATTGCTCTTTCAAATTACGGATGACATTCTCGACGTGGAAGGAACGCAAGAATCGCTCGGGAAAACGCCGGGAAAAGACGTGAAAGCCGGAAAGATCACCTATCCCGCGTTATTCGGCTTGGATCGTTGTAAAGAAATGGTTCTGGATTTACAGAAGAATTTAATTTCTCTCTCTTCAGAATTCGTTTCTACTCCCGAAGAAACAATTTTTTTCCAGGAACTACCGATCTACATTGGCCAAAGAAAAAATTAG
- the folK gene encoding 2-amino-4-hydroxy-6-hydroxymethyldihydropteridine diphosphokinase has product MKQAFLSLGSNLGNRSEFLKIAIRKLKNTIGIEVIKESEPLNTVALEVTDQPDFLNQIIKIETSFSPEELLQVTLRIEKEMGRVRVQDKGPREIDIDILTYDILTMHTKGLHLPHHSLYTRPFIREILESIGETSLYEHFTGGEYEKRA; this is encoded by the coding sequence TTGAAACAAGCATTTCTTTCTCTCGGATCCAATCTCGGGAATCGATCCGAGTTTTTAAAAATCGCGATTCGTAAATTGAAGAATACGATCGGAATCGAAGTCATCAAAGAATCGGAACCTCTGAACACGGTCGCGCTGGAAGTCACGGATCAACCGGACTTTTTAAATCAGATCATAAAAATCGAAACCAGCTTTTCTCCGGAAGAATTGTTGCAAGTCACTCTTCGGATAGAAAAAGAAATGGGAAGAGTTCGAGTGCAGGATAAGGGACCGAGAGAAATCGACATCGACATTCTTACTTACGATATTCTTACGATGCACACGAAAGGTTTGCATCTTCCTCACCATTCTCTTTATACACGTCCTTTTATTCGGGAGATTTTAGAATCGATCGGTGAAACGTCTTTGTACGAACACTTTACGGGGGGCGAATATGAGAAACGTGCTTAA